Proteins encoded by one window of Engraulis encrasicolus isolate BLACKSEA-1 chromosome 23, IST_EnEncr_1.0, whole genome shotgun sequence:
- the si:ch211-122f10.4 gene encoding cathepsin A-like, which produces MFVRVLLCLLVAVLSRGALGQYPPDEVLELPGMKFKPNYRQWSGYLKASPGKFLHYWFVTSQSDPQRDPLVLWLNGGPGCSSLDGFLSENGPFHVSDDGATLYENPYSWNLVANVLYLESPAGVGFSYSDDKQYKTDDDQVADNNYLALQSFFSKFPNFTQNELFIFGESYGGIYAPTLSLRVATGHAKLNFKGFAVGNGLSSFDLNDQSLVYFGYYHGLFGEDLWRELNDNCCKDGVCNFYNNSKEACSISVSQAFNIVYSSGLNEYALYLDCAGGARSQSRYQRTMTHLYKNYRKQWAANHVLTSSPTLGEIPPCINSTAQKNWLNRADVRKALHIPDTLPAWDLCSDVVGEQYVTLYQTVRPVYEKLLSLGLRALVYNGDTDMACNFLGDQWFVEQLGLKTTVPYQRWLCDDQIAGFYQKFGNITFLTVKGAGHMVPQWAPSPALSMLKSFLKDAPY; this is translated from the exons ATGTTTGTCCGCGTGCTGTTGTGTTTGCTGGTGGCGGTGTTGTCTCGAGGCGCCCTCGGTCAGTACCCTCCGGATGAGGTCCTCGAGCTACCGGGGATGAAGTTCAAACCGAACTACCGGCAGTGGTCCGGTTACCTGAAGGCCAGCCCGGGCAAGTTCCTGCACTACTG gtTCGTGACGTCCCAGTCGGACCCCCAGCGTGACCCCCTGGTCTTGTGGTTGAATGGAGGTCCGGGCTGCAGCTCTCTGGACGGCTTCCTCTCCGAGAACGGACCCTTCCAC GTGTCTGATGACGGTGCTACTCTGTATGAGAATCCCTACAGCTGGAACCTGGTGGCCAACGTGCTGTACCTGGAGTCGCCAGCAGGGGTCGGCTTCTCCTACTCAGACGACAAGCAGTACAAGACAGACGACGACcag gtggcggATAACAACTACCTGGCGCTGCAGAGCTTCTTCTCCAAGTTCCCCAACTTCACCCAGAACGAGCTCTTCATCTTCGGGGAGAGCTATGGAGGCATCTACGCCCCCACACTGTCCCTCAGGGTGGCTACTGGACACGCCAAACTCAACTTCAAG GGCTTTGCGGTGGGTAACGGCCTCAGCAGCTTCGACCTGAATGACCAGTCGCTCGTCTACTTTGGATACTACCACGGCCTCTTCGGAGAGGA tctttGGCGTGAGCTGAATGATAACTGCTGTAAAGACGGCGTGTGTAACTTCTACAACAACTCCAAAGAAGCCTGCTCCATCTCG gtcAGCCAGGCGTTCAACATCGTGTACTCGTCGGGCCTTAATGAGTATGCGCTCTACCTGGACTGTGCAGGCGGAGCCAGATCTCAGAGCCGCTACCAGAGGACCATGACACACCTCTACAAGAACTACAGGAAGCAGTGGGCAGCCAATCAC gtctTGACCAGCTCCCCTACCCTGGGTGAGATTCCTCCCTGTATCAACAGCACTGCCCAGAAGAACTGGCTGAACAGAGCTGACGTCAGGAAGGCTCTTCACATCCCAGACACACTCCCAGCCTGGGACCTCTGCAg tgACGTGGTGGGGGAGCAGTACGTGACCCTGTACCAGACGGTGAGGCCGGTGTATGAGAAGCTGCTGTCCCTGGGCCTGAGGGCGCTGGTGTATAACGGCGACACGGACATGGCCTGCAACTTCCTGGGAGACCAGTGGTTTGTAGAACAGCTCGGACTCAAG ACGACGGTTCCGTACCAGCGCTGGCTGTGTGATGACCAGATCGCAGGATTCTACCAGAAGTTTGGAAACATCACCTTCCTCACGGTCAAG GGAGCTGGTCACATGGTGCCCCAGTGGGCTCCAAGCCCCGCCCTCTCCATGCTGAAGAGCTTCCTGAAGGATGCACCTTACTGA